A region from the Acanthopagrus latus isolate v.2019 chromosome 8, fAcaLat1.1, whole genome shotgun sequence genome encodes:
- the LOC119024653 gene encoding guanine nucleotide-binding protein G(i) subunit alpha-1 produces the protein MGCTLSTDDKAAQERSKMIDRNLRDDGEKAAREVKLLLLGAGESGKSTIVKQMKIIHEAGYSEEECKQYKAVVYSNTIQSIIAIIRAMGRLKIDFADAPRADDARQLFVLAGSAEEGFMTGELAGVIQRLWKDGGVQACFSRSREYQLNDSAAYYLNDLDRISHGAYVPTQQDVLRTRVKTTGIVETHFTFKDLHFKMFDVGGQRSERKKWIHCFEGVTAIIFCVALSDYDLVLAEDEEMNRMHESMKLFDSICNNKWFTDTSIILFLNKKDLFEEKIKKSPLTICYPEYAGSNTYEEAAAYIQCQFEDLNKRKDTKEIYTHFTCATDTKNVQFVFDAVTDVIIKNNLKDCGLF, from the exons ATGGGATGTACGCTGAGCACGGACGACAAGGCGGCGCAGGAGCGCAGCAAGATGATCGACAGGAATCTGCGGGACGACGGAGAAAAAGCTGCCCGGGAGGTCAAGCTGCTTCTGCTCG gtGCTGGAGAGTCCGGGAAGAGTACGATTGTCAAACAGATGAA GATCATCCACGAGGCGGGCTACTCAGAGGAGGAATGTAAGCAGTACAAGGCCGTTGTCTACAGCAACACCATCCAGTCCATCATCGCCATCATCAGAGCCATGGGACGCCTCAAGATCGACTTTGCTGATGCACCCAGAGCG GATGATGCGCGGCAGCTGTTCGTGCTGGCGGGTTCAGCAGAAGAGGGCTTCATGACAGGCGAGCTCGCCGGGGTCATCCAGCGGCTTTGGAAAGACGGAGGAGTTCAGGCCTGCTTCAGCCGCTCCCGAGAGTACCAGCTCAACGACTCTGCAGCATA CTACCTGAATGACCTGGACAGGATATCCCACGGTGCTTATGTGCCCACCCAGCAGGATGTGTTGAGGACCAGAGTCAAAACTACTGGCATTGTGGAAACACACTTCACTTTCAAGGACCTGCACTTCAA AATGTTTGATGTGGGCGGACAGagatcagagaggaagaagtggaTCCATTGCTTTGAGGGAGTCACCGCCATCATCTTCTGTGTGGCTCTGAGTGACTACGACCTGGTGCTGGCCGAGGACGAGGAGATG aACCGAATGCACGAGAGCATGAAGCTGTTCGACTCCATCTGCAACAACAAGTGGTTCACAGACACCtccatcatcctcttcctcaacaAGAAAGACCTGTTTGAGGAGAAGATCAAAAAGAGCCCACTCACAATCTGCTACCCAGAATATGCAG GCTCCAACACCTACGAGGAGGCAGCCGCCTACATTCAGTGCCAGTTTGAAGACCTGAACAAGAGGAAGGACACCAAGGAGATCTACACCCACTTCACCTGTGCCACCGACACCAAGAACGTGCAGTTTGTGTTCGATGCCGTCACTGACGTCATCATCAAGAACAACCTGAAGGACTGCGGCCTTTTCTAA